In Oryza sativa Japonica Group chromosome 11, ASM3414082v1, the following are encoded in one genomic region:
- the LOC4351145 gene encoding disease resistance protein RGA4-like — protein MESAVASALLKSVMGRLFTVLEKEYSKHRELAQETNSLQQDLRIVAAAMDDQLLSIRRSDARTAVARLHSKEMLDLAHDIEDYVDRFIHHLTCRQQCASAGRNSLLDRVAHELKKVQSRSSFANEIQKLKRPLRQVHQDVIKNNPLAGGQSSSPSPQDRRIADNPVGIEEPVEELLSLLDEVEGEPERMRVISIVGFGGLGKTTLAKAVYDSPRVKEKFHLRAWVPAGASPETSSGMRGILRAVIQKILPNVAMDVDGQLETSLKEYLKDKRWVLIVIDDIGMDQWSIISSTFKDNGTSSRIILTTTIQSIANSCSHGNGYVHQMNTLGEEDCKEIALPTGIRSPELETGSVPLLGKCDGLPLALVSVSDYLKSSCEPTGELCANLCRNLGAHLKEQDGHPSFSELRKVLLDNYDSLSGYALSCLLYLGIFPSNRPLKKKVVIRRWLAEGYARSDSLRNEEDIAVENFNKLIDRNIILPVDTRNNSDVKTCKTHGIMHEFLLNMSLAQRFIMTLSRDHPRLISNARHLSVHDGELTGYVTSDEEFSRVRSLTVFGDTSDTVSYVRKCKLIRVLDLQECNDFADDHLKHICKLWHLKYLSFGYNINVLPRSIEGLHCLETLDLRRTKIKFLPIEAVMLPHLAHLFGKFMLHKDDLKNVNKMSKLNPCKKQKKGMNILPKFFTSKKSNLQTLAGFITGENEGFLQLMGHMKKLRKVKIWCKHVAGSSNYIADLSQAIQEFTKVPIDSDSNRSLSLDSEECSENFLSALHLEPCSEDFKYHLRSLKLQGRFLRLPPFVTSLSGLTELFISSATLTQDHLSALITLNRLLYLKLISDKLENFEMKHGAFPSLRRLCFVVKSVTSDLPTIKQGALPNLVSLHLLCRGLVGLSGIEIRHLKHLKEVVIDSDVTPQTKQDWAHAAKNHPNRPKFSWPRKVDLVESEEPAKHLKTEKRKYCSNYELDYNLQEMRLSESRDHKRQKIGEGDTSKSSVGLVYPMYGDVETDRTQVHLFNQETRRYDRTEVDQKCPEMLQEYKDKHSMVVDVDLRSDEQVNPPHPKLKNLMPGKEYDRQELIPTEGAKVGQCQSGGDEDQIVHNTNGKKVVVQANHFFEQEDQGSQVTMSYESSSLLSHMDTKSL, from the exons ATGGAGTCTGCCGTGGCGAGCGCATTGCTGAAGAGCGTCATGGGGAGGCTCTTCACGGTGCTAGAGAAGGAGTACAGCAAGCACAGGGAGCTGGCTCAAGAAACCAACTCCCTCCAGCAGGACCTCCGCATCGTTGCGGCGGCCATGGACGACCAGCTCCTTTCCATCAGGAGGAGCGACGCCCGCACGGCCGTCGCGCGGCTGCACAGCAAGGAGATGCTCGATCTTGCGCATGACATCGAGGACTACGTCGACCGCTTCATCCACCATCTCACTTGCAGGCAGCAGTGTGCTAGTGCCGGCCGGAACTCCCTTCTGGACCGGGTCGCCCACGAGCTCAAGAAGGTTCAGAGCCGCTCGAGCTTCGCCAACGAGATCCAGAAGCTCAAGAGGCCCCTCAGGCAAGTGCACCAGGATGTCATCAAGAACAATCCACTGGCTGGTGGTCAATCATCTTCCCCGTCTCCGCAAGATCGTCGCATCGCGGATAACCCGGTGGGCATAGAGGAGCCCGTGGAGGAGCTCCTCTCGCTGCTGGATGAGGTTGAGGGTGAGCCGGAGCGAATGAGGGTCATCTCCATCGTGGGATTCGGTGGATTGGGGAAGACAACCCTCGCCAAGGCGGTCTATGATAGCCCTCGCGTGAAGGAGAAATTCCACCTCCGTGCATGGGTTCCCGCCGGTGCCTCTCCGGAGACAAGCAGTGGGATGAGGGGGATCTTGCGTGCTGTGATACAGAAAATTCTTCCCAATGTTGCCATGGATGTTGACGGCCAACTTGAAACCTCGCTCAAAGAATACCTCAAGGACAAGAGGTGG GTATTAATTGTGATCGATGACATCGGGATGGATCAATGGAGCATCATAAGTTCCACCTTTAAGGACAACGGTACAAGCAGCAGAATAATACTGACCACAACTATTCAATCAATAGCTAATAGCTGCAGCCATGGCAATGGTTATGTGCACCAAATGAACACGCTTGGTGAAGAGGACTGCAAGGAAATAGCCTTACCAACTGGGATAAGATCACCTGAGTTGGAGACTGGTTCAGTACCATTATTAGGCAAATGTGATGGCCTTCCTCTTGCTCTGGTCAGTGTATCTGATTATCTGAAGAGTTCGTGTGAGCCCACAGGAGAGCTGTGTGCAAACCTGTGCCGCAACCTCGGTGCTCATCTGAAAGAGCAGGATGGCCATCCCAGCTTTTCAGAACTCAGGAAGGTGCTTCTTGACAACTATGACAGTTTATCCGGCTATGCTCTCAGCTGCTTGCTGTATCTTGGTATATTCCCAAGCAATCGTCCTCTGAAAAAGAAAGTTGTAATCAGACGGTGGTTGGCTGAAGGATATGCAAGAAGTGATTCTCTTCGCAACGAAGAGGACATTGCAGTTGAGAATTTCAATAAGCTTATTGATCGGAATATCATTCTGCCTGTTGACACAAGAAACAATTCAGACGTGAAGACGTGCAAAACTCATGGAATTATGCATGAGTTTTTGCTGAACATGTCCTTGGCCCAGAGATTCATCATGACATTGTCTCGTGATCATCCAAGACTCATCTCCAATGCACGCCACCTTTCTGTCCATGATGGTGAACTGACAGGATACGTGACATCTGATGAAGAATTTTCTCGTGTCCGATCTCTAACTGTATTCGGGGATACAAGTGATACAGTCTCTTATGTTCGGAAGTGCAAGCTAATACGAGTATTGGATTTACAAGAATGTAATGATTTTGCTGACGATCATCTGAAACACATATGCAAATTATGGCATCTGAAATACCTGAGCTTTGGGTACAATATCAATGTGCTTCCAAGGAGCATTGAAGGACTGCATTGTTTGGAGACACTAGATTTAAGGAGAACCAAGATCAAGTTTTTGCCCATTGAAGCTGTCATGCTGCCCCACTTAGCTCACCTGTTTGGAAAGTTTATGCTGCATAAAGATGACCTGAAGAATGTCAACAAGATGAGTAAACTAAATCCTtgcaagaaacaaaaaaaagggatGAATATACTACCAAAATTCTTCACATCAAAAAAGAGCAACTTGCAAACTCTAGCAGGTTTTATCACTGGTGAGAACGAAGGATTTCTGCAACTTATGGGTCATATGAAAAAACTGAGAAAGGTTAAGATATGGTGCAAGCATGTTGCAGGTAGCAGTAATTATATAGCTGATCTTTCACAGGCCATTCAGGAATTCACCAAGGTTCCTATTGACAGTGACAGTAACCGTTCTCTCTCACTTGATTCTGAAGAATGCTCTGAAAATTTCCTGAGCGCACTTCACTTGGAGCCATGCTCAGAAGATTTCAAATACCATCTAAGGTCACTaaagctgcaaggcaggttccTCCGATTGCCTCCATTTGTTACCTCGCTGTCAGGCCTCACGGAGCTTTTCATTTCATCAGCTACGCTGACACAAGATCATCTATCAGCACTGATCACTCTGAACAGACTTCTCTACCTCAAACTGATTTCAGACAAGCTTGAGAATTTTGAAATGAAACATGGGGCATTCCCGAGCCTGCGACGCCTGTGCTTTGTGGTTAAAAGTGTCACTTCAGATTTGCCAACAATCAAGCAAGGAGCTCTGCCAAACCTTGTCTCACTTCATCTGCTCTGTCGAGGTTTAGTCGGACTATCCGGCATCGAGATCAGACACCTGAAACATCTCAAGGAAGTCGTGATTGACTCTGACGTGACTCCACAAACAAAGCAAGACTGGGCACACGCAGCAAAAAACCACCCGAATAGACCTAAATTTTCATGGCCTCGAAAGGTTGATTTAGTGGAAAGCGAGGAACCGGCAAAACATCTTAAGACAGAGAAGAGGAAATATTGTTCAAATTATGAACTGGATTATAATCTTCAGGAGATGAGACTATCAGAGAGTAGAGACCATAAGAGGCAGAAAATTGGAGAAGGTGATACTAGCAAAAGTTCTGTGGGTCTTGTATATCCTATGTATGGAGATGTTGAAACTGATAGAACACAAGTTCACTTATTTAACCAAGAGACAAGAAGGTACGATCGGACTGAAGTTGATCAGAAGTGTCCTGAAATGTTGCAGGAATACAAAGATAAACACTCCATGGTGGTGGATGTTGATTTGAGATCAGATGAACAAGTCAATCCTCCCCATCCCAAGTTGAAGAATCTGATGCCTGGGAAGGAATATGATCGACAGGAGCTGATACCAACAGAGGGAGCAAAAGTGGGCCAATGCCAATCAGGTGGTGATGAAGATCAAATTGTTCATAACACTAATGGCAAGAAGGTTGTTGTGCAAGCCAATCATTTCTTTGAACAAGAGGACCAGGGCTCTCAAGTAACAATGTCATATGAATCAAGTTCTCTCTTGTCACACATGGATACTAAATCGTTGTGA
- the LOC4351146 gene encoding uncharacterized protein: MGQLHNLMLLLPCLIFSTLLRTEAMSVAPVKVSTTPIFPTIPRGQTNKDFQVLLRVEAPPAADLNSHVPLDVVAVLDVSGSMNDPVAAASPKSNLQGSRLDVLKASMKFVIRKLADGDRLSIVAFNDGPVKEYSSGLLDVSGDGRSIAGKKIDRLQARGGTALMPALEEAVKILDERQGSSRNHVGFILLLTDGDDTTGFRWTRDAIHGAVFKYPVHTFGLGASHDPEALLHIAQGSRGTYSFVDDDNLANIAGALAVCLGGLKTVAAVDTRVSLKAAELSGGGARIVRVDSGGYESSVACGGASGEVVVGVLYTGEVKNFVVHLHVPAASSTTLTFSSVECGGYYDAATVCDHCHHRHQQQLLAVGYSYSHAPGAASAAVSVEGHGVFVERPEVAAVFVSVDGVGVGGGRQRQIPLPSPVVMQHMVRFELLELVAGFAEAEMASKPAATTTQPRAADVLQGKWEEFRRARQFWGGVELDGVEKEVDAMVASLRSGLAYVSSWVSSHQMQRATAMGSPEKVVAEFMTPAMVIIVEEARKLPPPPPPPPAAAEAARERPSGCDGGDDIHHVIRQRLELWSKVRREVPLMYQPSPEQEDVQLTAVFREASLEAIDRAMHHDIYLAVVHVSNQRRC, translated from the exons ATGGGGCAACTCCATAATTTGATGCTTCTGCTGCCGTGCCTGATCTTCTCTACGCTACTGCGCACAGAG GCGATGAGTGTAGCTCCAGTGAAAGTGAGCACCACACCCATCTTCCCCACAATCCCAAGAGGTCAGACGAACAAGGACTTCCAGGTGCTACTGCGCGTcgaggcgccgccggcggccgatCTCAACAGCCATGTCCCCTTAGACGTAGTCGCGGTGCTTGATGTCAGCGGCAGCATGAAtgatccggtggcggcggcgtcgccgaagAGCAATCTGCAGGGGTCGAGGTTGGATGTGCTCAAGGCGTCCATGAAGTTTGTCATCAGGAAGCTTGCTGATGGTGATCGCCTCTCCATCGTGGCGTTTAACGATGGACCCGTCAAGGAATATAGCTCCGGCTTGTTGGATGTTTCCGGCGATGGCCGGAGCATCGCCGGAAAAAAGATTGACCGGCTTCAGGCCCGTGGTGGCACTGCGCTTATGCCAGCCCTGGAGGAGGCCGTCAAG ATCCTTGATGAGCGGCAAGGCAGCAGCCGGAACCACGTAGGgttcatcctcctcctcaccgacggcgacgacacgaCCGGATTCCGGTGGACCCGCGACGCCATCCATGGCGCCGTCTTCAAGTACCCCGTCCACACCTTCGGCCTGGGCGCGTCCCACGACCCGGAGGCGCTGCTCCACATCGCGCAAGGATCGCGCGGCACCTACTCCTTCGTCGACGACGACAACCTCGCCAACAtcgccggcgccctcgccgtGTGCCTTGGCGGGCTCaagaccgtcgccgccgtcgacacgCGCGTCAGCCTCAAGGCCGCCGAgctaagcggcggcggcgcgcggataGTGCGCGTAGACTCCGGCGGCTACGAGAGCAGCGTTGCTTGCGGCGGGGCCTCCGGtgaggtcgtcgtcggcgtgctCTACACCGGCGAGGTGAAGAACTTCGTCGTCCACCTCCACGTGCCGGCTGCTTCGTCGACGACCTTGACCTTCTCGTCGGTGGAGTGCGGCGGCTACTACGACGCCGCCACGGTCTGCGACCACTGCCATCACCGtcaccagcagcagctgctcgCCGTCGGCTACTCGTACAGCCACGCTCCGGGCGCCGCCTCTGCAGCGGTGTCCGTCGAAGGGCACGGCGTGTTCGTCGAGAGGCCCGAGGTGGCGGCCGTCTTCGTCTccgtcgacggcgtcggcgtcggcggcggccgacagCGACaaatccccctcccctcccccgtcGTGATGCAGCACATGGTCCGGTTCGAGCTgctggagctcgtcgccggcttcGCGGAAGCCGAGATGGCGTcgaagccggcggcgacgacgacgcagccgcgcgccgccgacgtGCTGCAGGGCAAGTGGGAGGAGTTCCGGCGAGCCCGGCAGTTCTggggcggcgtcgagctggaCGGCGTGGAGAAGgaggtggacgccatggtggccAGCCTCAGGAGCGGGCTAGCCTACGTCAGCTCGTGGGTGTCGAGCCACCAGATGCAGCGCGCCACCGCCATGGGCTCGCCGGAGAAGGTGGTGGCCGAGTTCATGACTCCGGCGATGGTGATCATTGTGGAGGAGGCGCGGAAGctaccgccaccaccgccgccgccgccggcagctgcTGAGGCGGCGAGAGAGAGGCCCAGCGgctgcgatggcggcgacgataTCCATCACGTGATCCGGCAGCGGCTTGAGCTGTGGTCAAAGGTGAGACGCGAGGTGCCGCTCATGTACCAGCCGTCGCCGGAGCAGGAAGACGTCCAGCTGACCGCCGTGTTCCGGGAGGCGTCGCTGGAGGCCATCGACCGAGCAATGCACCACGACATCTACCTG GCCGTTGTGCACGTGAGCAACCAGAGGCGATGCTAG
- the LOC4351147 gene encoding uncharacterized protein, with protein sequence MGRLQNLMLLSAGFFSTLLLAQVTSAAAGMTVKVSTTPIFSKIPRAQTNKDFQVLLRIEAPPPVDLKGRVPIDLVAVLDVGGGGMSLEPVKKAMKFAIRQLSDEDSIAIFGPPMSREVIPKFMNIHGSRRIAEKKVDELEGRRFAHPARSSLDEALKMLEEQPASSSVGRAKFIVLVTDITRFSSDMPELSKYPVHAFGLGASHDAAALRLVAQRSQGTYSFLDDANADKVAAALALCLGGLKSVAAVGARVVLKAASGSGVRIDRISSGGYASSVSQVDGASGEIAIGALYAGEVKTFVVHLDVPAAPEISPGEGVCCDQQQLLVASLDGQLYTSGGGVDVIDDDAAAGGGGPIQDVLVVERPPAAVLPKVPSAIVVNHIFQFRVLEMVDAFINDEILLRRTPATTGRTKDVDVDDDRGMKLLARWERFVLEHQFWVGLDLGSLDGEITAVANSLRKQQHVVGGVLPSSSMAAYIFSWMSSYKMQRPTAMGSPAKVVGLFVTLEVHLTLQVAITAENGGGGGDGECEYSCVEQLPPAPPLLVASGRDDDSYRFNAAYEGVISLDDINQFMIKIYQGMVKANNLKQCHLMNQQPRAVA encoded by the exons ATGGGTAGACTCCAAAATTTGATGCTTCTATCGGCGGGGTTCTTCTCCACGCTATTGCTCGCACAG GTGACGAGTGCTGCTGCAGGGATGACAGTGAAAGTGAGCACAACGCCCATCTTCTCCAAGATCCCACGAGCTCAGACGAACAAGGATTTTCAGGTGCTACTACGCATCGAGGCGCCGCCTCCGGTGGATCTCAAGGGTCGTGTCCCCATCGACCTTGTCGCTGTGCTCGAcgttggtggtggtggaatGAGCTTGGAACCGGTTAAGAAAGCCATGAAGTTCGCCATTCGACAGCTCAGTGATGAAGACTCTATCGCCATCTTTGGGCCACCCATGAGCCGAGAGGTCATCCCTAAGTTTATGAATATTCATGGTAGCCGAAGGATTGCTGAGAAGAAGGTAGATGAGCTGGAGGGCCGTCGCTTTGCCCATCCAGCAAGGTCTAGCTTGGATGAGGCCCTCAAG ATGCTGGAGGAGCAGCCGGCGAGCTCTTCCGTCGGCCGCGCCAAGTTCATCGTGTTGGTCACCGACATCACCCGATTCAGCTCTGACATGCCGGAGTTGTCCAAGTACCCCGTGCACGCCTTCGGCCTGGGCGCCTcgcacgacgcggcggcgctgcgcctCGTCGCCCAGCGGTCTCAGGGCACCTACTCCTTCCTCGACGACGCCAACGCCGAcaaggtcgccgccgcgctcgccctgTGCCTCGGCGGGCTCaagtccgtcgccgccgtcggcgcgcgcgtcgtcctcaaggcggcgagcggcagcggcgtgaGGATCGACAGGATCAGCTCCGGTGGGTACGCGAGCTCCGTCTCCCAGGTCGACGGGGCCTCCGGCGAGATCGCCATCGGCGCGCTCTACGCCGGCGAGGTGAAGACCTTCGTCGTCCACCTCGACGTGCCCGCCGCGCCTGAGATTTCGCCGGGGGAGGGCGTCTGCTGCGaccagcagcagctgctcgtcgccagcctcgaCGGCCAGCTCTACaccagtggcggcggcgtcgacgtcatcgacgacgacgcagcagctggtggtggtggtccgaTCCAAGACGTGCTCGTCGTGGAGAGGCCACCCGCCGCCGTGCTGCCCAAGGTCCCCTCCGCCATTGTCGTCAACCACATCTTCCAGTTCAGGGTGCTGGAGATGGTCGACGCCTTCATCAACGACGAGATCCTCCTGCGCCGCACTCCGGCGACGACCGGGAGGACGAaggacgtcgacgtcgacgacgaccgggggATGAAGCTGCTGGCGAGGTGGGAGAGGTTCGTGCTCGAGCACCAGTTCTGGGTCGGCCTCGACCTGGGCTCCCTCGACGGCGAGATCACCGCGGTGGCGAACAGCCTGCGGAAGCAGCAgcacgtcgtcggcggcgtcttgccgtcgtcgtcgatggcGGCGTACATATTCTCGTGGATGTCCAGCTACAAGATGCAGCGGCCGACGGCGATGGGGTCGCCGGCGAAGGTGGTGGGCTTGTTCGTGACGCTGGAGGTTCACCTCACGCTGCAGGTGGCGATCACGGcggagaacggcggcggcggcggcgacggcgagtgcgAGTACAGCTGCGTGGAGCAgctgccgcctgcgccgccgctgctggtgGCGTCTGGACGCGATGACGACAGCTACCGTTTCAACGCCGCGTACGAGGGCGTCATATCGCTCGACGACATCAACCAATTCATGATCAAAATCTACCAG GGTATGGTGAAAGCGAACAATTTGAAGCAATGCCATCTGATGAATCAGCAGCCGCGTGCTGTCGCCTGA